The Clostridium sporogenes region TAGATATGAAGATTACTCATAAACTTGGAGAGGCAACTTTAAAAAAGAATCCTAAAAAGGTAGTGGTTTTTGACTACGGTACTTTAGATTCTTTGGATAAAATGGGAATAGAAATAAAAGGACTTCCAAAATCAAATATTCCAAGTTATTTATCAAAATATAAAGATGATAAGTATACAGATATAGGTACTTTATTTGAACCTAATTTTGAAAAGTTAAATGAGATTAAGCCAGATGTAATATTTATATCAGCTAGACAATCTAAGGTATATGAAGAGCTTAATAAAATAGCTCCTACAATATATCTTAATACAGAAAATGGAAAATATATAGAATCAGTTAAAAGTAATTTAGAACAGTTAGGAAAAGTATTTGATAAAGAAGATTTTGTAAAAGCTGAGATTAAAAAAATTGATGATTCAGTAGAAGATATAAACAAGAAGGCTAGTAAAAGTGAGAAAAAAGCTTTGGTGATTTTAGCTAATGATGGAGCTTTAAGTGCTTATGGAAAAGGATCAAGATTTGGAATTATACATGAAGAACTTGGATTTCCACTTGTAGATGAACACATAGATACTGCAGTTCATGGCCAAAAGATATCTTTTGAATATGTTGTAGAAAAGAATCCAGATTATATTTTTGTTGTTGATAGAGGTGCTGTTGTTCAGGGTGGAAAGAAATCAGTAAATAAAATATTAGAAAATGATCTAATAAAGACTACAAAGGCATATAAAAACAATAAGATTATTTCATTAAATCCAGAACTTTGGTATATATCACCAGGCGGAATAGTATCTACTACTGAAATGTTAAAGGAAATAAAAGATTCTATTAAGTAGTGAAGGTTTATAGCTATAAGTGTAATAGATTAGAAGTATTTTATATAAATTAGAGATTGACAAATAATCTTTATGGACCTATAATTGAAAATAAATTTCAGTATCAAATCTATCTAGATAAAATATTAGTAGAAAATTTTGTTCTAATATTTTATCTAGTAAAGAAATTTAGATATATCAATTGATAAGGGAGTAATGGAAATGGAATTGTGTGCAGCTAAACAATATGAAATAAAAAGTTCGAAAGCTAATGATTGTTGCATTTGTGATGGCTTTAATAAAATCTACAATAAAGGCTGTGGACAATATAGTTACCAGATTCCCCAAGAGCTAGGAAGTGGACATTTAAAACAATTATTAAGTT contains the following coding sequences:
- a CDS encoding siderophore ABC transporter substrate-binding protein gives rise to the protein MNKKVWTVVGILIVFIIGGTLFFKPKEKKENVATNVDMKITHKLGEATLKKNPKKVVVFDYGTLDSLDKMGIEIKGLPKSNIPSYLSKYKDDKYTDIGTLFEPNFEKLNEIKPDVIFISARQSKVYEELNKIAPTIYLNTENGKYIESVKSNLEQLGKVFDKEDFVKAEIKKIDDSVEDINKKASKSEKKALVILANDGALSAYGKGSRFGIIHEELGFPLVDEHIDTAVHGQKISFEYVVEKNPDYIFVVDRGAVVQGGKKSVNKILENDLIKTTKAYKNNKIISLNPELWYISPGGIVSTTEMLKEIKDSIK